A single genomic interval of halophilic archaeon DL31 harbors:
- a CDS encoding tRNA pseudouridine synthase A (TIGRFAM: Pseudouridine synthase I, TruA~HAMAP: Pseudouridine synthase I, TruA~KEGG: hbo:Hbor_04540 pseudouridylate synthase I~PFAM: Pseudouridine synthase I, TruA, alpha/beta domain) — protein sequence MRAYRLAYDGRPYYGYQRQPDVPTVEDTLFAGLEAIGVLEDADQKPPNYAAAGRTDAGVSAVAQTVAFDAPEWCTPGAVNAELPGSVRAWAAAAVDGDFHPTRDPVQRTYVYHLHAPDADDSAASAAASALSGKHDYHNFTSDDHRTVREVSATVERDGEFLAVEVSAGGFPRGFVRRFIGVLFEIAVEGAPLSRAEEALGEESLQGGRGIPRLSPEPLVLTGVAYPNLEFTVDEQAATSAREVFEERRVGGLERARVASSVLSGLSSPN from the coding sequence ATGCGGGCCTACCGGCTAGCCTACGACGGGCGACCGTACTACGGCTACCAGCGCCAGCCGGACGTCCCGACCGTCGAGGACACGCTGTTCGCCGGCCTCGAAGCCATCGGCGTGCTCGAGGACGCCGACCAGAAACCGCCGAACTACGCGGCGGCAGGCCGGACCGATGCTGGAGTGTCGGCCGTGGCCCAGACCGTCGCGTTCGACGCGCCGGAGTGGTGTACCCCCGGAGCGGTCAACGCGGAGCTCCCTGGCTCGGTTCGGGCGTGGGCGGCCGCAGCTGTCGACGGCGACTTCCACCCGACTCGCGATCCAGTCCAGCGGACGTACGTCTACCACCTCCACGCGCCCGACGCCGACGATTCGGCGGCCAGCGCCGCGGCCAGCGCGCTCTCTGGAAAACACGACTACCACAACTTCACCAGCGACGACCACCGGACCGTCCGGGAGGTCTCGGCAACGGTCGAGCGCGACGGGGAATTCCTCGCCGTCGAGGTGTCCGCGGGTGGGTTCCCCAGAGGGTTCGTCCGTCGGTTCATCGGCGTCCTGTTCGAGATTGCCGTCGAGGGGGCGCCGCTCTCCCGCGCCGAGGAAGCACTGGGCGAGGAGTCGCTGCAGGGTGGGAGAGGCATCCCGCGGCTATCGCCCGAACCGCTGGTGCTGACTGGCGTGGCGTATCCCAATCTGGAGTTCACTGTGGACGAACAGGCGGCCACGAGCGCACGCGAGGTGTTCGAGGAACGCCGCGTCGGTGGACTGGAGCGGGCGCGAGTGGCGTCGTCGGTCCTGTCCGGGCTCTCGTCGCCGAACTAA
- a CDS encoding Histidyl-tRNA synthetase (PFAM: Aminoacyl-tRNA synthetase, class II (G/ H/ P/ S), conserved region; Anticodon-binding~TIGRFAM: Histidyl-tRNA synthetase, class IIa, subgroup~HAMAP: Histidyl-tRNA synthetase, class IIa, subgroup~KEGG: hmu:Hmuk_1302 histidyl-tRNA synthetase), which yields MYDRLKGFKDFYPDEMAARREVIDTLEGVARRYGFREIATPAMEDVGMYVDKSGEGIVEELYTFTDKGGRDVSLAPELTPTVARMVVAKGQELSKPIKWFSTRPFWRYEQVQQGRFREFYQTNVDIFGSAEPEADAEILAFAADSLADLGLPPEEFEFRVSHRDILGELLRSFEPKVDVQDAIRAVDKSEKVDRAEYLALLTDAGLTIEDAETFDDLLAAGNEDLDALLEATDREDLTAAVKNLQAVLSAAEDFGVREHCEISLRTARGLDYYTGVVFECFDTKGRVSRAIFGGGRYDDLIESFGGQPTPAVGVAPGVMNSTLPLLLEEAGVLPEEAVSTDYYVLSVGDTRDVASRIARELRASGNIVETDVAGRSFGSQMGYADSINAETVVIVGEQDLANDEVTVKEMAGGEQTTAPVEEFPGDREQPGYEDFA from the coding sequence ATGTACGACCGCCTCAAGGGGTTCAAAGATTTCTACCCCGACGAGATGGCCGCCCGCCGCGAGGTCATCGACACCCTCGAGGGTGTCGCCCGTCGCTACGGCTTCCGGGAGATCGCCACCCCCGCGATGGAGGACGTGGGGATGTACGTCGACAAATCCGGCGAAGGTATCGTGGAGGAACTCTACACCTTCACCGATAAGGGTGGCCGCGACGTTTCGCTCGCCCCCGAACTCACGCCGACAGTCGCCCGGATGGTCGTCGCGAAGGGACAGGAACTCTCGAAACCCATCAAGTGGTTCTCGACGCGGCCGTTCTGGCGCTACGAGCAGGTCCAGCAGGGCCGATTCCGGGAGTTCTACCAGACCAACGTCGACATCTTCGGCTCCGCTGAGCCGGAGGCTGACGCCGAGATTTTGGCGTTCGCCGCCGACAGCCTCGCCGACCTCGGGCTCCCCCCCGAGGAGTTCGAGTTCCGGGTCTCCCACCGCGACATCCTTGGCGAACTGCTTCGCTCCTTCGAACCCAAGGTCGACGTACAGGACGCCATCCGAGCCGTCGACAAAAGCGAGAAGGTCGACCGTGCGGAGTATCTGGCCCTGCTCACCGACGCCGGCCTCACTATCGAGGACGCCGAAACGTTCGACGACCTGCTGGCAGCCGGGAACGAAGACCTCGACGCGCTTCTGGAAGCGACCGACAGGGAGGACCTGACTGCCGCTGTCAAGAACCTCCAGGCGGTGCTGTCGGCGGCCGAGGACTTCGGCGTGCGCGAGCACTGTGAGATCTCGCTGCGGACCGCCCGCGGGCTCGACTACTACACCGGCGTCGTGTTTGAGTGTTTCGACACCAAGGGGCGCGTGTCACGGGCCATCTTCGGTGGCGGGCGCTACGACGACCTGATCGAGTCCTTCGGCGGACAGCCCACACCCGCCGTCGGCGTGGCACCGGGCGTGATGAACTCGACGCTGCCGCTGCTCCTCGAGGAGGCGGGCGTGCTGCCCGAGGAAGCCGTCTCGACGGACTACTACGTGCTGAGCGTTGGGGACACCCGAGACGTTGCGTCCCGCATCGCCCGAGAACTGCGTGCGAGTGGAAACATCGTCGAAACCGACGTGGCGGGCCGGAGCTTCGGCAGTCAGATGGGCTACGCCGACTCCATCAACGCCGAGACGGTCGTCATCGTCGGCGAGCAGGACTTAGCGAACGACGAAGTGACCGTCAAGGAGATGGCCGGTGGGGAGCAGACGACCGCCCCCGTCGAGGAGTTCCCGGGTGACCGCGAGCAGCCAGGCTACGAAGACTTCGCGTAG
- a CDS encoding peptidase M28 (PFAM: Peptidase M28; Protease-associated PA~KEGG: hbo:Hbor_04510 aminopeptidase), which yields MDRFDAAIGRTWTDDRPWEFLTDLTAIGSRMGGSDGETEAADLVADAFREAGLDAVQQDPFDLQAWHRGDSSLDLLTPRERTFETVALPYSPTGEVAGDLIDAGYGTPDEIDELDVEGKVVVASTTTPDGGRFIHRMEKFGYAVEQGAVGFVFVNHVPGQLPPTGSLTFGREAEAPAVGVSKETGAWLTDFADDGARVRLSVDAETVPAESQNVHARLGPETDEELLLLAHYDGHDIAEGALDNGCGVATILTAARLLAEADEELDRGVRVVAVGCEEVGLLGAEHLAEQVDDDEIAAVVNVDGGGRFRDLVALTHTAESTGEAAERVSERANHPIRVQPQPHPFSDQWPFVRSGIPSLQLHSDSGERGRGWGHTHADTRDKVDDRNLREHGVLTALLVDELASMDAARLDTDELAAAFREAEFETGMKAASLWPEGWE from the coding sequence ATGGACCGATTCGACGCGGCTATCGGCCGCACGTGGACCGACGACCGCCCCTGGGAGTTTCTCACCGACCTCACCGCCATCGGGAGTCGGATGGGTGGGAGCGACGGCGAAACAGAAGCGGCGGACCTGGTTGCCGACGCGTTCCGCGAGGCCGGCCTCGACGCTGTGCAGCAGGACCCCTTCGACCTGCAGGCCTGGCACCGCGGCGATTCCTCACTCGACCTCCTCACTCCGAGAGAACGAACGTTCGAGACCGTTGCGCTGCCGTACTCTCCTACTGGTGAGGTAGCGGGCGACCTGATCGACGCCGGCTACGGAACCCCCGACGAGATTGATGAACTCGACGTCGAGGGGAAGGTCGTCGTCGCCTCCACCACGACGCCGGACGGTGGGCGATTCATCCACCGGATGGAGAAGTTCGGTTACGCCGTCGAGCAGGGCGCGGTGGGGTTCGTCTTCGTCAACCACGTGCCCGGCCAGCTTCCGCCGACCGGCTCGCTCACCTTCGGCCGCGAGGCGGAGGCGCCAGCGGTCGGCGTCAGCAAGGAGACGGGGGCGTGGCTCACCGACTTCGCGGACGACGGCGCCCGGGTCCGGCTCTCTGTCGACGCCGAGACCGTCCCTGCAGAGAGCCAGAACGTTCACGCCCGGCTTGGGCCAGAGACCGACGAGGAACTGCTGTTGCTCGCCCACTACGACGGGCACGACATTGCGGAAGGGGCGCTCGACAACGGCTGTGGCGTCGCGACGATTCTCACCGCAGCGCGGCTGCTCGCCGAGGCAGATGAGGAACTGGACAGGGGCGTTCGCGTCGTCGCTGTCGGCTGCGAGGAGGTGGGGCTGCTGGGGGCCGAACATCTGGCCGAACAGGTCGATGATGACGAGATTGCGGCGGTGGTAAACGTCGACGGCGGCGGCCGGTTCCGTGACCTGGTCGCGCTGACACACACCGCCGAATCCACCGGGGAAGCCGCCGAGCGCGTGAGTGAGCGCGCGAACCACCCGATTCGGGTGCAGCCACAACCCCATCCCTTCAGCGACCAGTGGCCGTTCGTGCGTTCGGGGATTCCGTCACTCCAACTGCACAGCGACAGCGGCGAGCGCGGCCGGGGATGGGGCCACACCCACGCCGACACCCGGGACAAGGTCGACGACCGAAATCTCCGGGAGCACGGGGTGTTGACCGCGCTGCTGGTCGACGAACTGGCGTCGATGGACGCCGCTCGATTGGACACGGACGAACTGGCGGCTGCATTCAGGGAGGCGGAGTTCGAGACCGGGATGAAGGCGGCCTCGTTGTGGCCCGAGGGTTGGGAGTAA
- a CDS encoding DNA-binding TFAR19-related protein (PFAM: DNA-binding TFAR19-related protein~KEGG: hbo:Hbor_04590 DNA-binding tfar19-related protein) — protein sequence MSGNSEEERLEQLRQERLEELQDQAGGGGDASRQQAPKEQQERADAQQDALLKQHLTDDARQRLNAVEMSKPDFAKKVKQQVVALAQSGRVQGRIDEEQMKQILREMKPEEKSFDISRR from the coding sequence ATGAGTGGCAACTCAGAAGAAGAGCGACTCGAACAGCTACGACAGGAGCGACTGGAGGAGCTCCAAGACCAAGCCGGTGGTGGTGGCGACGCGAGCCGCCAGCAGGCCCCAAAGGAACAGCAGGAACGCGCAGACGCCCAGCAGGACGCGCTGCTCAAACAGCATCTCACTGACGACGCGCGACAGCGGCTCAACGCCGTCGAAATGAGCAAGCCCGACTTCGCCAAGAAGGTGAAACAGCAGGTCGTCGCGCTGGCCCAGAGTGGCCGCGTCCAAGGGCGTATCGACGAGGAACAGATGAAACAGATTCTCCGGGAGATGAAACCTGAAGAGAAGAGCTTCGACATCAGCCGGCGCTGA
- a CDS encoding hypothetical protein (KEGG: hbo:Hbor_04610 hypothetical protein) — protein MDSDRLRATLVGFGGAIAVLALLLYLVGVDDLLTTLSRADTTTVALVVVVTLGWLFAWGLALRTVLGVLGERVSPVQTFLVFSGAMFNNNITPFGQAGGEPVTALLISETTETEYGTGLAAIASVDTLNFVPSISLALIGAAYFATEVTFGKNLQLATAGVVALAIAVPVGAVLLWRNRERVQEASVGRIYRVGGWLGRHIPGISAPTRESLERRVDHFFEAIERVAASPRGLALALVYSSLGWLFQMAGLWLAFEAIGISVNFSIVMFIVPMGAIAGVTPLPGGVGGIESVLVFLLVAAPLPGVTESAALAAVVIFRGAVYWVPVVLGGIVMSTVGAGVRS, from the coding sequence ATGGATAGCGACCGGCTGAGGGCGACACTCGTCGGCTTCGGCGGCGCCATCGCGGTGCTCGCGTTGCTGCTCTATCTAGTCGGCGTCGACGACCTCCTCACCACGCTCTCCCGCGCGGACACGACCACCGTCGCCCTCGTGGTGGTCGTCACGCTCGGCTGGCTGTTCGCCTGGGGGTTGGCGCTCCGAACCGTTCTCGGCGTGCTCGGGGAGCGTGTCTCACCGGTTCAGACGTTCCTCGTCTTCTCGGGCGCGATGTTCAACAACAACATCACGCCGTTCGGCCAGGCGGGCGGTGAGCCCGTCACCGCTCTGCTCATCTCTGAGACAACGGAAACGGAGTACGGAACCGGGCTGGCCGCAATTGCGAGCGTGGATACGCTCAACTTCGTTCCCTCCATCAGCCTCGCGCTGATCGGGGCCGCCTACTTCGCCACAGAAGTGACCTTTGGGAAGAATCTCCAGCTGGCGACCGCGGGCGTAGTCGCCCTTGCCATCGCGGTCCCGGTGGGTGCCGTCCTGCTCTGGCGAAACCGAGAGCGCGTGCAGGAGGCGTCCGTCGGCCGTATCTATCGAGTCGGCGGCTGGCTCGGCCGGCACATCCCCGGCATCTCGGCGCCGACGCGGGAGTCTCTCGAGCGCCGTGTCGACCACTTCTTCGAGGCCATCGAACGCGTGGCTGCCAGCCCCCGTGGGCTCGCACTCGCACTCGTCTACTCCTCGCTCGGGTGGCTCTTCCAGATGGCGGGCCTTTGGCTGGCGTTCGAGGCCATCGGCATCTCGGTGAACTTCTCCATCGTCATGTTCATCGTCCCGATGGGCGCAATCGCCGGCGTGACGCCGCTCCCCGGCGGCGTTGGGGGGATCGAGTCGGTGCTCGTCTTCCTGCTGGTGGCGGCGCCGTTGCCCGGCGTGACAGAGTCGGCCGCGCTCGCAGCGGTCGTCATCTTCCGTGGCGCCGTCTACTGGGTCCCGGTCGTGCTGGGTGGCATCGTGATGAGCACTGTCGGCGCCGGCGTTCGCAGCTGA
- a CDS encoding thiamine-monophosphate kinase (TIGRFAM: Thiamine-monophosphate kinase~KEGG: nph:NP2280A thiamin-phosphate kinase~PFAM: AIR synthase related protein; AIR synthase related protein, C-terminal) — protein MDERSALRSIAASLPAAGDDAAVIDGLAVTTDMLHERSDFPQGTTRYTAGWRAVGASLSDLAAMGAEATCAVAVYAAPAFEQAEINDFVHGAREVCALVDAEYVGGDLDEHTEFTTATTAVGRVDDPIFRDGAEPGDAVCVTGELGRTAAGLRRFEAGDTTAGNELFRFPPRVAAGRALRGHASAMMDSSDGLARSLHQLAEASDCGFAVEWDRLPVHPAVEAVAKSESDRRELVAHVGEDFELVFTTPDPEAALDAVAATGISATVVGDVTASGVTADGDHLPDRGFTHGG, from the coding sequence ATGGACGAGCGAAGCGCGCTCCGGTCGATTGCGGCGTCGCTCCCGGCGGCCGGCGACGATGCTGCGGTCATCGACGGGCTCGCAGTCACGACCGATATGCTCCACGAGCGATCGGATTTCCCACAGGGAACGACCCGCTACACGGCGGGCTGGCGAGCGGTCGGCGCATCGCTCTCCGATTTGGCGGCGATGGGCGCGGAAGCCACCTGCGCGGTCGCGGTCTACGCCGCTCCGGCGTTCGAGCAGGCCGAAATCAACGATTTCGTCCACGGCGCTCGCGAGGTCTGTGCACTGGTCGACGCCGAGTACGTTGGCGGCGACCTTGACGAGCATACGGAGTTCACGACCGCGACCACCGCGGTCGGCCGGGTGGACGACCCCATTTTCAGGGATGGTGCCGAACCCGGGGACGCAGTCTGTGTTACGGGCGAACTCGGACGGACTGCTGCCGGTCTTCGCCGGTTCGAAGCTGGTGACACAACAGCGGGCAACGAACTGTTCCGGTTTCCGCCGCGGGTCGCGGCGGGACGGGCGCTCCGGGGCCACGCGAGCGCGATGATGGACTCGAGTGACGGGCTGGCCCGTTCACTCCACCAGCTTGCAGAGGCGAGCGACTGCGGCTTCGCGGTGGAGTGGGACCGGCTCCCGGTTCATCCCGCAGTTGAGGCTGTTGCCAAGAGCGAGTCGGACCGCCGGGAACTGGTCGCGCACGTGGGCGAGGATTTTGAACTCGTGTTCACGACCCCCGACCCCGAGGCAGCGTTGGACGCGGTTGCTGCAACTGGAATCTCGGCGACTGTCGTCGGCGACGTAACGGCGTCGGGCGTCACCGCGGACGGCGACCACCTCCCGGACCGTGGGTTCACCCACGGCGGCTGA
- a CDS encoding 26S proteasome subunit P45 family (SMART: ATPase, AAA+ type, core~TIGRFAM: 26S proteasome subunit P45~KEGG: hbo:Hbor_05530 proteasome-activating nucleotidase~PFAM: ATPase, AAA-type, core), whose amino-acid sequence MSRSPSLPDRPRLDLDPEMSQAERLEAIREHFERIVQVNDELDERLQTAESRKHDLREEVGQLKRRNETLKTSSLYLATVEELTEDGVVIKQHGNNQEVLTELSPALEGEVGAGDRVAINDSFSIQQLLDDETDARAQAMEVDGSPDVTYDDIGGIDNQVREVREAVEDPLINAETFREVGVEPPSGVLLHGPPGTGKTMLAKAVANETDATFIKMAGSELVRKFIGEGARLVRDLFKLAGEREPAVIFIDEIDAVATKRTDSKTSGDAEVQRTMMQLLSEMDGFDDRGEVRIMAATNRFDMLDEAILRPGRFDRLIQVPKPGVEGRIRILEIHARDLNLGEDVDFEELAEELGEYSGAEIAALTTEAGMFAIREDRTEVRMADFEAAHEKIETASEDGQSVTGLAHYQ is encoded by the coding sequence ATGTCACGCAGTCCTTCCCTCCCCGACCGCCCGCGCTTGGACCTGGACCCGGAGATGTCACAGGCCGAGCGCCTCGAGGCCATCCGGGAACATTTCGAGCGCATCGTTCAGGTCAACGATGAGCTGGACGAGCGACTCCAAACCGCCGAGTCGCGCAAGCACGACCTCCGTGAGGAGGTCGGCCAGCTCAAGCGCCGTAACGAGACCCTCAAAACCTCCTCGCTCTATCTCGCGACGGTCGAGGAGCTGACCGAGGACGGCGTGGTTATCAAGCAGCACGGCAACAACCAGGAAGTACTCACGGAGCTCTCACCCGCTCTCGAGGGCGAGGTGGGGGCCGGGGACCGCGTCGCCATCAACGATTCCTTCTCGATCCAGCAGCTGCTCGACGACGAGACCGACGCTCGAGCACAGGCAATGGAGGTCGACGGCTCGCCGGACGTGACCTACGACGACATTGGCGGCATCGACAACCAAGTCCGCGAGGTCCGAGAGGCCGTCGAGGACCCCCTGATCAACGCCGAAACCTTCCGCGAAGTCGGCGTCGAGCCTCCGAGCGGAGTCCTGCTCCACGGGCCACCCGGGACCGGAAAAACGATGCTCGCGAAGGCCGTCGCCAACGAAACCGACGCGACGTTCATCAAGATGGCCGGCTCCGAACTCGTCCGGAAGTTCATCGGCGAGGGCGCCCGGCTGGTGCGTGACCTGTTCAAACTCGCGGGCGAGCGCGAGCCGGCAGTCATCTTCATCGACGAGATCGACGCCGTCGCGACCAAGCGGACGGACTCCAAAACCTCTGGCGACGCCGAAGTCCAGCGGACGATGATGCAGCTACTGAGCGAAATGGACGGTTTCGACGACCGTGGCGAGGTGCGCATCATGGCCGCCACCAACCGCTTCGACATGCTCGATGAAGCCATCCTCCGGCCCGGCCGCTTCGACCGGCTCATCCAGGTGCCCAAGCCTGGCGTCGAAGGGCGTATCCGCATTCTCGAGATTCATGCCCGCGACCTCAATCTCGGCGAGGACGTCGATTTCGAAGAACTGGCCGAGGAACTGGGGGAGTACTCCGGTGCGGAAATCGCCGCGCTCACGACCGAGGCGGGGATGTTCGCCATCCGCGAGGACCGCACCGAGGTCCGGATGGCGGATTTCGAGGCGGCCCACGAGAAAATCGAGACCGCCAGCGAGGACGGCCAGTCGGTGACGGGGCTGGCACACTACCAGTAG
- a CDS encoding Ribosomal protein S19e (PFAM: Ribosomal protein S19e; HTH transcriptional regulator, GntR~KEGG: nmg:Nmag_1516 ribosomal protein S19e) → MATLYDVPAEDLIEAVAAELEDRIEEPEWVEFTKSGVDRELPPEQDNFWFVRTASLLRKVAIRGPVGVERLATEYGGSKSGTTRYRVSGSEHAGGSRNIIRTALQQLEEEDLVETAKGEGRRITDEGRSFLDGIAGETLEALDRPELEKYA, encoded by the coding sequence ATGGCAACCCTCTACGACGTCCCGGCCGAGGACCTCATCGAGGCCGTCGCCGCGGAGCTGGAAGACCGCATCGAGGAGCCCGAGTGGGTCGAGTTCACGAAAAGCGGCGTGGACCGCGAGCTACCTCCCGAGCAGGACAACTTCTGGTTCGTGCGCACGGCGAGCCTCCTCCGAAAGGTCGCAATTCGCGGCCCAGTCGGTGTCGAACGACTCGCAACCGAGTACGGCGGCTCCAAATCCGGCACGACCCGATACCGTGTCTCCGGCAGCGAGCACGCCGGCGGCTCGCGAAACATCATCCGGACCGCGCTCCAGCAGCTCGAAGAGGAGGACCTCGTCGAGACCGCGAAGGGCGAAGGTCGCCGCATCACCGACGAGGGCCGAAGCTTCCTCGACGGCATCGCGGGCGAGACGCTCGAGGCGCTCGACCGGCCGGAACTCGAGAAGTACGCGTAA
- a CDS encoding oligoendopeptidase F (manually curated~TIGRFAM: Peptidase M3B, oligoendopeptidase F~KEGG: hbo:Hbor_04480 oligopeptidase F~PFAM: Peptidase M3A/M3B, thimet/oligopeptidase F; Peptidase M3B, oligopeptidase F, N-terminal), translating to MSTVPERKDIDEEHKWDLDSIFPNEEQWEAAYEDVERRIADLTEYEGRATESAETLLELLENYEAVMRDVSKVAAYAGLRSAEDTRNQEYQAIGAKADSLRSDASSATSFLKPELQELSWNEVEELMQTEPELEEYEQYFDDTHRMKPHTRSAEVEELLAELSEVTGAPSDIYGMLSNADLTFPTVEKPNGEDVEITQSNFTKLQKHTDRAFRREVYEQYYETWNDYRNTVGTSLQNSVKKDVKMAEARNYDTAREAALDSTNVPVEVYDNLVETVRDNLEYLHRHAELKRQAVDRDSDESVDELGMQDLYMSLTGEEGPEITYAQAKEWIVEAVEPLGAEYQAEMEQGLENRWVDVYENRGKRSGAFSSGTYDTQPFIMMNFQDDIASLFTLAHELGHSMHSELASEAQPWQYSSYEIFVAEVASTVNETLLVQYLLENVDDDELKRHVLDEYLERTRSTLYRQTMFADFELQAHQRAEAGEPLTPDAFDEIYGDLKAEFYADAEVDDLIAKEWMRIPHFYYEYYVYQYSTGISAAVAITERISQKGEEAAADYREALAAGSSEYPIDVLEIAGIDMASPEPIESALSVYGERLEDAAALLDLE from the coding sequence ATGAGCACTGTCCCCGAGCGGAAGGACATCGACGAGGAGCACAAATGGGATCTGGACTCTATCTTCCCGAACGAGGAGCAGTGGGAGGCGGCCTACGAGGACGTGGAGCGCCGTATCGCCGACCTAACCGAGTACGAGGGGCGCGCGACCGAAAGCGCCGAGACGCTGCTCGAACTGCTCGAAAACTACGAGGCAGTCATGCGCGACGTGTCGAAAGTCGCCGCCTACGCCGGCCTGCGATCCGCAGAGGACACCCGGAACCAGGAGTATCAGGCCATCGGCGCCAAGGCCGACTCGCTGCGCTCGGACGCCTCCAGCGCGACCAGCTTCCTCAAACCCGAGCTCCAAGAGCTGAGCTGGAACGAGGTCGAGGAACTGATGCAGACCGAACCAGAGCTCGAGGAGTACGAGCAGTACTTCGACGATACCCACCGGATGAAGCCCCACACTCGCTCGGCGGAGGTCGAGGAGCTGCTGGCGGAGCTTTCGGAGGTCACCGGCGCACCGTCGGACATCTACGGGATGCTCTCGAACGCCGACCTCACTTTCCCCACCGTCGAGAAGCCCAACGGTGAAGACGTCGAGATTACCCAGAGCAACTTCACCAAGCTCCAGAAACACACCGACCGGGCGTTCCGCCGCGAGGTCTACGAGCAGTATTACGAGACCTGGAACGACTACCGCAACACCGTCGGCACGTCACTGCAGAACAGCGTCAAGAAGGACGTGAAAATGGCGGAGGCGCGAAACTACGACACCGCCCGCGAGGCCGCACTCGACAGCACCAACGTCCCCGTCGAGGTGTACGACAACCTCGTCGAGACGGTGCGTGACAACCTCGAGTATCTCCACCGCCACGCCGAACTCAAGCGGCAGGCCGTCGACCGCGACAGCGACGAGTCCGTCGACGAGCTCGGGATGCAGGACCTCTACATGTCCCTCACGGGGGAGGAGGGCCCCGAAATCACCTACGCACAGGCCAAAGAGTGGATCGTCGAGGCCGTCGAGCCCCTTGGTGCGGAGTACCAGGCCGAAATGGAGCAGGGCCTTGAAAATCGCTGGGTCGACGTCTACGAGAACCGCGGGAAGCGCTCGGGTGCGTTCTCCTCGGGCACCTACGACACCCAGCCGTTCATCATGATGAACTTCCAGGACGACATCGCCTCACTGTTCACGCTGGCCCACGAACTCGGTCACTCCATGCACTCGGAGCTGGCCTCCGAGGCGCAGCCGTGGCAGTACTCGAGCTACGAAATATTCGTTGCGGAGGTCGCCAGTACCGTCAACGAGACGCTGCTGGTCCAGTACCTGCTGGAGAACGTCGACGACGACGAGCTCAAGCGCCACGTGCTGGACGAGTATCTCGAGCGCACTCGCTCGACGCTCTACCGGCAGACGATGTTCGCGGATTTCGAACTCCAGGCCCACCAGCGCGCCGAGGCTGGCGAGCCGCTCACCCCTGACGCCTTCGACGAAATCTACGGCGACCTCAAGGCGGAGTTCTACGCGGACGCGGAGGTGGACGACCTGATCGCCAAGGAGTGGATGCGCATCCCCCACTTCTACTACGAGTACTACGTCTACCAGTACTCCACCGGGATTTCGGCGGCCGTCGCCATCACCGAGCGCATCAGCCAGAAGGGCGAGGAGGCCGCCGCCGACTACCGCGAGGCGCTCGCGGCCGGCAGCAGCGAGTACCCCATCGACGTGCTCGAGATTGCGGGCATCGACATGGCCTCACCCGAGCCCATCGAGTCGGCGCTCTCGGTCTACGGTGAGCGCCTCGAGGACGCCGCGGCGCTGCTGGACCTGGAGTAG
- a CDS encoding hypothetical protein (KEGG: hla:Hlac_2217 hypothetical protein), producing the protein MELALLYSGGKDSSLAALILDSFYDVTLVTAHFGLTEDFEHGKAAADALGFPFDMVELDRDVAEEAVERMLEDGYPRNGIQRVHEHALEVVAERDVEAIADGSRRDDRVPTVSRATAQSLEDRHGIDYLAPLSGFGRHAVDRLVEQELDVETGPSEEISRADYEGELRELIRSNHGEEAIKTVFPDHDQTIVRGRA; encoded by the coding sequence ATGGAGCTGGCTCTGCTCTACAGCGGCGGCAAGGACTCCTCCCTGGCAGCACTCATCCTCGATTCGTTCTACGATGTGACGCTCGTCACGGCCCACTTCGGGCTGACCGAGGATTTCGAACACGGGAAGGCAGCCGCTGACGCGCTCGGCTTCCCCTTTGACATGGTCGAACTGGACCGTGACGTTGCTGAAGAGGCCGTTGAACGGATGCTGGAGGACGGCTACCCGCGGAACGGGATTCAGCGCGTCCACGAACACGCCCTGGAAGTCGTCGCCGAGCGGGACGTGGAAGCCATCGCCGACGGGAGCCGCCGCGACGACCGGGTTCCGACAGTGTCCAGAGCGACCGCACAGAGTCTCGAGGACCGCCACGGGATCGACTATCTCGCACCGCTCTCGGGGTTCGGCCGCCACGCCGTCGACCGACTGGTCGAGCAGGAATTGGACGTCGAGACCGGCCCGAGCGAGGAAATTTCCCGGGCGGATTACGAAGGTGAGCTCCGCGAACTCATCCGGTCCAACCATGGCGAGGAGGCCATCAAGACGGTCTTTCCCGACCACGACCAGACCATCGTTCGCGGTCGAGCGTAG